One Micromonospora eburnea genomic region harbors:
- the fxsA gene encoding FxSxx-COOH cyclophane-containing RiPP peptide: MDTGEDVLRSDLIDLTDLDPAALDALPSAVLVAALRRLERRSAAPGDQYAGFESALDGDD; the protein is encoded by the coding sequence ATGGACACCGGGGAGGACGTGTTGCGCTCCGATCTGATCGACCTCACCGATCTGGATCCCGCCGCGCTCGACGCGTTGCCGAGCGCGGTTCTGGTGGCGGCGCTGCGCCGGTTGGAACGCCGCAGTGCCGCCCCCGGTGACCAGTACGCGGGCTTCGAGAGCGCCCTCGATGGCGACGACTGA
- a CDS encoding FxsB family cyclophane-forming radical SAM/SPASM peptide maturase gives MPGSDDGHRPAGGSAARLAPAVAFRQFVVKLHGRCDLACDHCYVYTMADQRWRSRPRSMPVRVLDQTAHRIGEHARTHRLDRVDVILHGGEPLLAGTARIEQAVTEIRQAAAPVPVRMTVQTNGTRLDGPFLRLFDRLGIGVSVSLDGDRDAHDRHRLGPDGRGSHDRVTAGLGRLTTGYPHLFNGLLCTVDLRNDPLTTYRSLLAHRPPTVDFLLPHGTWSTPPPGRPPDPGRTPYAAWLVAVFDEWYHAPGPPVRIRLFDEIIQVLLGGTSRLAGVGTSPVAVAVVQTDGAIELDDTLGAAHADAARTGLHVARDPFDAALDLPAVRAQQAGRDGLCVTCRACDLGRVCGGGLRTHRYRAGNGFDNPSVYCADLYALIDHVRHTVRRDVAGLRAASR, from the coding sequence ATGCCCGGATCCGATGACGGCCACCGGCCGGCCGGTGGCAGCGCGGCCCGCCTCGCGCCCGCCGTCGCGTTCCGACAGTTCGTGGTCAAGCTGCACGGCCGGTGCGACCTGGCCTGCGACCACTGTTACGTCTACACCATGGCCGACCAGCGCTGGCGGTCCCGGCCCCGGTCCATGCCGGTGCGGGTGCTCGACCAGACGGCGCACCGGATCGGCGAGCACGCCCGGACGCACCGGCTCGACCGGGTGGACGTCATCCTGCACGGCGGGGAACCGCTGCTGGCCGGGACCGCCCGGATCGAACAGGCCGTGACGGAAATCCGACAGGCCGCCGCACCGGTGCCGGTGCGGATGACGGTGCAGACCAACGGCACCCGGCTGGACGGGCCGTTCCTGCGCCTGTTCGACCGGCTCGGGATCGGGGTGAGCGTCAGCCTGGACGGTGACCGGGACGCCCACGACCGGCACCGGCTCGGGCCCGACGGACGGGGCAGCCACGACCGGGTCACGGCCGGGCTGGGCCGGCTGACCACCGGCTATCCGCACCTGTTCAACGGTCTGTTGTGCACCGTCGACCTGCGCAACGATCCGCTCACCACCTACCGCAGCCTGCTGGCGCACCGGCCGCCCACCGTCGACTTCCTGCTGCCGCACGGCACCTGGAGCACTCCCCCGCCCGGCCGGCCACCCGACCCGGGGCGCACGCCGTACGCAGCGTGGCTGGTCGCGGTCTTCGACGAGTGGTACCACGCCCCGGGTCCGCCCGTCCGGATTCGCCTCTTCGACGAGATCATCCAGGTGTTGCTCGGCGGCACGTCCCGGCTGGCCGGGGTGGGCACCAGCCCGGTCGCGGTGGCGGTGGTGCAGACCGACGGCGCCATCGAGTTGGACGACACGCTCGGCGCGGCACACGCCGACGCGGCGCGTACCGGGCTGCACGTGGCCCGGGACCCGTTCGACGCCGCGCTCGACCTGCCGGCGGTGCGGGCGCAGCAGGCCGGCCGGGACGGGCTCTGCGTGACCTGCCGCGCCTGTGACCTGGGCCGGGTGTGCGGCGGCGGGCTGCGCACCCACCGGTACCGCGCCGGCAACGGCTTCGACAATCCGTCGGTCTACTGCGCCGACCTGTACGCCCTCATCGACCACGTCCGGCACACCGTACGCAGGGACGTGGCGGGACTACGGGCGGCGTCGCGGTGA
- a CDS encoding HEXXH motif domain-containing protein: protein MNPPVHRLPRSVLDELAAGRGGPDAVARLASAQRSKTLLLVRALVLLVQEAGHPDRAAVEAAYHVLASLRPDDRAAALGHPPVAAWAFGTASLLARGDRSAAYPGLLAAVAVAAAVRSGIDADLDVPLAPDPCGRLDLPGLGTVAVPAHATRARIRCAAGRAEVHCAGERIGIVAGPSADRRWLPVPRLWLTHDGLPLSLLLDTGTWRHVPAGAGHRAGGVTDPRGWRHRLDGAWRILVDGHRPVAEEISPALRALLPVAPPPTGTRSGTFHHAFGSVAMSLPPDPRSAAVTLAHEIQHLKLAALTDMFALVEPGPPEFFYAPWRPDPRPLDGLLHGAYAHLGVAGFWRRQRGAAGDRAQRHRAEVESARWTRAADDTVRVLRAQRRLTPVGRRLVDGMADVLDDWAREPVPPEAAAEARRLLDAHRTRWARAPARTG, encoded by the coding sequence GTGAACCCACCCGTACACCGGCTGCCGAGGTCGGTCCTCGACGAACTCGCCGCCGGCCGCGGCGGGCCGGACGCCGTCGCCCGGCTGGCCTCGGCGCAACGCAGCAAGACCCTGCTGCTGGTACGGGCGCTGGTGCTGCTGGTGCAGGAGGCGGGGCATCCGGACCGGGCAGCGGTCGAGGCGGCGTACCACGTGCTGGCGAGCCTGCGCCCCGACGACCGGGCGGCGGCGCTCGGGCATCCGCCGGTCGCCGCGTGGGCGTTCGGCACCGCGTCGCTGCTGGCCCGGGGCGACCGGTCGGCGGCGTACCCCGGACTGCTGGCGGCCGTGGCGGTGGCCGCGGCCGTCCGGTCCGGCATCGACGCCGACCTCGACGTCCCGCTCGCCCCCGACCCGTGCGGCCGGCTGGACCTGCCCGGCCTGGGCACGGTGGCGGTTCCGGCGCACGCCACCCGAGCCCGGATCCGGTGCGCCGCCGGACGGGCGGAGGTGCACTGCGCCGGCGAGCGGATCGGGATCGTCGCCGGCCCCTCGGCCGACCGCCGGTGGTTGCCCGTGCCCCGGTTGTGGCTCACGCACGACGGACTGCCGCTGTCCCTGCTGTTGGACACCGGCACGTGGCGGCACGTCCCCGCCGGGGCGGGCCACCGGGCCGGCGGCGTCACCGACCCGCGGGGCTGGCGGCACCGCCTCGACGGGGCGTGGCGGATCCTGGTCGACGGGCACCGGCCGGTCGCCGAGGAGATCTCGCCGGCGCTGCGCGCGTTGCTGCCGGTCGCCCCTCCCCCGACCGGCACCCGCAGTGGCACCTTCCACCACGCCTTCGGGTCGGTGGCCATGTCGCTGCCGCCGGACCCCCGATCCGCGGCCGTCACGCTCGCCCACGAGATCCAGCACCTCAAGCTGGCCGCGTTGACGGACATGTTCGCGCTGGTGGAGCCCGGGCCACCCGAGTTCTTCTACGCGCCCTGGCGCCCGGATCCCCGCCCACTCGACGGCCTGCTGCACGGCGCGTACGCCCACCTGGGCGTGGCGGGATTCTGGCGCCGGCAACGCGGGGCGGCCGGTGACCGCGCGCAGCGGCACCGCGCCGAGGTCGAGTCCGCCCGGTGGACCAGGGCGGCCGATGACACCGTACGGGTGCTGCGTGCGCAGCGGCGGCTGACCCCGGTGGGCCGGCGGCTGGTCGACGGCATGGCCGACGTCCTCGACGACTGGGCCCGCGAGCCGGTCCCGCCGGAGGCGGCGGCCGAGGCCCGCCGGCTGCTGGACGCGCACCGGACCCGCTGGGCGCGGGCACCGGCACGCACCGGGTGA
- a CDS encoding tryptophan 2,3-dioxygenase family protein — protein sequence MKRDHSPVLPGNGTTDYARYMRTEMLLDLQRRPEEMTHRDELLFQVVHQSAELWLKLAQAELGEAVARVDAGDPATAEALLTRATLAVRLITDQLEMFRHLSPVAFQEMQPALGNGSGAESPGWRQVQAASRQLGRAFGDHLATRGTTLAGLRRSTPSDPVHRLAEAMLDWDEQVSLWRARHYQVALRIGGHAPAGTPGSPANMLAKLTTHRFFPELWRARVNPTEESDSDNCHPSRP from the coding sequence GTGAAGCGGGACCACTCACCCGTGCTGCCGGGAAACGGCACCACCGACTACGCGCGCTACATGCGCACAGAAATGCTGCTCGACCTGCAACGACGCCCGGAAGAGATGACCCACCGCGACGAACTGCTCTTTCAGGTGGTGCACCAGTCCGCCGAACTGTGGCTGAAGCTGGCGCAGGCCGAGCTGGGCGAGGCGGTGGCCCGGGTCGACGCCGGGGACCCGGCGACGGCCGAGGCACTGCTGACCCGGGCGACCCTCGCGGTGCGGCTGATCACCGACCAACTCGAGATGTTCCGGCATCTGTCGCCGGTCGCCTTCCAGGAGATGCAGCCGGCGCTGGGCAACGGATCCGGTGCCGAATCGCCTGGCTGGCGGCAGGTCCAGGCCGCGAGCCGGCAGCTCGGGCGGGCCTTCGGCGACCACCTCGCCACCCGGGGGACGACCCTGGCGGGGTTGCGGCGGAGCACCCCGAGCGACCCGGTCCACCGGCTGGCCGAGGCGATGCTCGACTGGGACGAGCAGGTGTCGCTGTGGCGGGCCCGGCACTACCAGGTCGCCCTGCGGATCGGGGGCCACGCCCCCGCCGGCACCCCCGGCAGCCCGGCGAACATGCTCGCCAAGCTCACCACGCATCGGTTCTTCCCCGAACTGTGGCGGGCCCGGGTGAACCCCACCGAAGAGTCGGACAGTGACAATTGTCACCCCTCCCGACCCTGA
- a CDS encoding tryptophan 2,3-dioxygenase family protein — protein MRELTSWLSGTADPDRFPYTAVLKRFHRVGKHFVEKELLALLDEIRARLTPPGAGPPATGARLLADFLDVALDKWDGRYDYRTYLALHLLGLPAGQDDIPPGQHSPPAAQDSRLPGEGDPAGWAVDPAGARSGRDRLLVGLVADALAFELAADATDLLPEQRPTPDLVVKRCRLGVRAVSPALARLGLAEPPADREPLAAAAALHARATADRDRTPELTLRLSMLPVYVSHDEYLFIRVLQAYECLFAGLVGELRATIAALSAGQALSAADRLAYARDLLTAASPLFSLLATMQPEAFRAFRQYTEGASAIQSRSYKLMESLCRTPEVVRLDSAAYRSVPEVRDRVRAGQPSVDDAYRAAVRDGRLDAPERDLVQRRMRAFADAVLQWRRTHHRLATRMLGPRPGTGYTEGTPYLAATRSIPVFTAVPDGPRPSPTTDQTGGSPE, from the coding sequence GTGCGCGAGCTGACGAGTTGGCTGTCCGGCACGGCAGACCCCGATCGTTTCCCGTACACTGCCGTGCTGAAAAGGTTCCACCGGGTCGGTAAACACTTTGTCGAAAAGGAACTGCTCGCCCTGCTCGACGAGATCCGGGCGCGGCTGACCCCACCCGGGGCCGGCCCTCCGGCGACCGGCGCCCGGCTCCTGGCCGACTTCCTCGACGTCGCGCTCGACAAGTGGGACGGCCGCTACGACTACCGGACCTACCTGGCGCTCCACCTGCTCGGGCTGCCGGCCGGGCAGGACGACATCCCGCCCGGCCAGCACTCCCCGCCCGCTGCCCAGGACTCCCGCCTGCCCGGGGAGGGCGACCCGGCCGGGTGGGCCGTTGACCCGGCCGGCGCGCGATCGGGACGCGACCGCCTCCTCGTCGGCCTGGTCGCCGACGCGCTCGCGTTCGAGCTGGCCGCCGACGCCACCGACCTGCTGCCCGAGCAGCGCCCGACGCCGGACCTGGTGGTCAAACGGTGCCGGCTCGGGGTTCGGGCGGTCTCCCCCGCGCTGGCCCGCCTCGGGCTGGCCGAGCCGCCCGCCGACCGGGAGCCGTTGGCCGCAGCCGCCGCGCTGCACGCCCGCGCCACCGCCGACCGCGACCGCACGCCGGAACTCACCCTGCGCCTGAGCATGCTGCCGGTCTACGTGTCGCACGACGAATACCTGTTCATCCGGGTGCTCCAGGCGTACGAATGTCTCTTCGCGGGCCTGGTCGGCGAGTTGCGCGCCACGATCGCCGCCCTGTCGGCGGGCCAGGCGCTGTCGGCGGCCGACCGGCTGGCGTACGCCCGGGACCTGCTCACCGCTGCGAGCCCGCTCTTCTCGCTGCTGGCCACCATGCAGCCGGAGGCGTTCCGGGCCTTCCGGCAGTACACCGAGGGGGCCAGCGCCATCCAGTCCCGTTCCTACAAACTCATGGAGTCGCTGTGCCGTACGCCGGAGGTGGTCCGGCTGGACTCGGCCGCGTACCGGTCGGTGCCGGAGGTCCGCGACCGGGTACGGGCCGGGCAGCCCTCCGTGGACGACGCCTACCGGGCGGCGGTGCGCGACGGCCGGCTCGACGCTCCGGAGCGTGACCTGGTGCAGCGGCGGATGCGGGCGTTCGCCGACGCCGTGCTCCAGTGGCGGCGTACGCACCACCGGCTGGCGACCCGGATGCTCGGCCCCCGCCCCGGCACCGGCTACACCGAGGGCACCCCCTACCTGGCCGCGACCAGGTCCATCCCGGTCTTCACCGCCGTACCCGATGGTCCCCGCCCGTCCCCGACGACCGACCAGACTGGAGGCTCCCCCGAGTGA
- a CDS encoding aminotransferase class V-fold PLP-dependent enzyme, translating into MSGPDPAPDRHRPQCLDAAAHAALRAEFPLLADCVYLNNNSTGAAPRAVEHVLGGYWETLRTWRDDVWQGWHVGLDRYADSVAALLGAPPGSVVTDANLSTLLARIASCFDYRPPRDRIVTTDLEYPTMPFIWNAFRRYGARLDVVGSGGPRFDEDALAARIDERTLLVCVSHASFTSGATIDLPRLVAHAHEVGALVVVDAFQTVGVVPLDVTALGVDVVLGGAHKWLCGVGTAFLYVRPDLVAELEPAATGWQAGDRALTFQPSTGWAPGARRFAGGTPYPLTSLVSQVGLDLLAGVGVDAIRRHSLALTQRVLDRAEAAGIDVVSPTEPHRRGGVVCLDVADGEAVKRRLAERNMICSWRGYLRIGPHVYNTLDEVDAFMDALEKELSR; encoded by the coding sequence GTGAGCGGACCCGACCCGGCCCCCGACCGCCACCGGCCGCAGTGCCTGGACGCCGCCGCACACGCGGCGCTGCGCGCCGAGTTCCCGCTGCTGGCCGACTGCGTCTACCTGAACAACAACTCCACCGGCGCGGCGCCGAGGGCCGTGGAACACGTGCTCGGCGGCTACTGGGAGACGCTGCGCACCTGGCGCGACGACGTCTGGCAGGGCTGGCACGTCGGCCTCGACCGGTACGCCGACTCGGTGGCCGCCCTCCTCGGCGCGCCCCCGGGCAGCGTGGTCACCGACGCGAACCTCAGCACGCTGCTCGCCCGGATCGCGTCCTGCTTCGACTACCGCCCGCCGCGCGACCGGATCGTCACCACCGACCTCGAATACCCGACCATGCCGTTCATCTGGAACGCGTTCCGCCGCTACGGGGCCCGCCTCGACGTGGTCGGCAGCGGCGGCCCCCGGTTCGACGAGGACGCCCTGGCGGCCCGCATCGACGAGCGGACGCTGCTGGTCTGCGTGTCGCACGCCAGCTTCACCTCCGGCGCCACCATCGACCTGCCGCGGCTGGTCGCCCACGCCCACGAGGTCGGCGCCCTGGTGGTGGTGGACGCCTTCCAGACCGTCGGGGTGGTCCCGCTGGACGTGACCGCGCTCGGCGTCGACGTCGTCCTCGGCGGCGCGCACAAGTGGCTGTGCGGCGTCGGCACCGCCTTCCTCTACGTACGGCCGGACCTGGTGGCGGAGCTGGAGCCGGCGGCGACCGGCTGGCAGGCCGGCGACCGGGCGCTGACCTTCCAGCCGTCCACCGGCTGGGCCCCCGGCGCCCGGCGGTTCGCCGGCGGGACGCCGTACCCGCTCACCTCGCTGGTCTCCCAGGTCGGCCTGGACCTGCTGGCGGGGGTGGGCGTCGACGCCATCCGGCGGCACTCGCTGGCCCTGACGCAACGCGTCCTGGACCGGGCCGAGGCGGCCGGCATCGACGTGGTCAGCCCCACCGAACCGCACCGGCGCGGCGGCGTGGTCTGCCTGGACGTCGCCGACGGCGAGGCGGTCAAGCGGCGGCTGGCCGAACGGAACATGATCTGCAGCTGGCGGGGCTACCTGCGAATCGGCCCGCACGTCTACAACACCCTCGACGAGGTCGACGCGTTCATGGACGCGCTGGAGAAGGAGCTGAGCCGATGA
- a CDS encoding methyltransferase gives MSVTLSPRALMSLLANGPKAMDVLETALGMGLLDALEPGPARLDALAARFGVRPLRLYKFLDCLESLGFLTRSETGDDIATASYRAVPGLRDAVVAVVGPHAQERDRDRYPWRRLHGRLAESLRGEVSMSDDDFAWPPQTDEQTADFERSMAVGLGPVIETTRRHADRLWSDRRRLLDVGGGDGTLAAHLLDSAPGLRADVYNLPAVEPLVRATRVDRGHPDRLGFVGGDFLAEPLPAGYDAMSFVRVLHDWPNEVARRLVEKAYAALEPGGLLLICEEFRTPDRLAMQFFWSYFLIGVDSCVSRLREVEFYTGLLKEVGFDRVAVLSGTWELVTAYKPEASR, from the coding sequence ATGAGCGTCACCCTGTCGCCGCGGGCGCTGATGAGCCTGCTCGCCAACGGTCCGAAGGCCATGGACGTGCTGGAGACCGCGCTCGGCATGGGGCTGCTCGACGCGCTGGAGCCCGGGCCGGCCCGCCTGGACGCGCTGGCCGCCCGGTTCGGGGTACGGCCGCTGCGGCTGTACAAGTTCCTCGACTGCCTGGAGAGCCTCGGCTTCCTCACCCGCAGCGAGACCGGCGACGACATCGCCACCGCCAGCTACCGGGCCGTGCCCGGACTGCGTGACGCGGTCGTGGCGGTGGTCGGCCCGCACGCGCAGGAACGGGACCGGGACCGCTACCCGTGGCGGCGGCTGCACGGCCGGCTCGCCGAGAGCCTGCGCGGCGAGGTCAGCATGAGCGACGACGACTTCGCGTGGCCTCCGCAGACCGACGAGCAGACCGCCGACTTCGAACGCAGCATGGCCGTCGGGCTCGGCCCGGTGATCGAGACGACCCGGCGGCACGCCGACCGGCTGTGGTCGGACCGGCGGCGACTGCTGGACGTGGGCGGCGGCGACGGCACCCTCGCCGCACACCTGCTCGACAGCGCCCCGGGGCTGCGGGCCGACGTCTACAACCTGCCGGCGGTCGAACCGCTGGTGCGGGCCACCCGGGTCGACCGGGGCCACCCGGACCGGTTGGGCTTCGTCGGCGGCGACTTCCTCGCCGAGCCGCTGCCGGCCGGGTACGACGCGATGTCGTTCGTCCGGGTGCTGCACGACTGGCCCAACGAGGTGGCCCGCCGTCTGGTCGAGAAGGCGTACGCGGCACTGGAGCCGGGTGGGTTGCTGCTGATCTGCGAGGAGTTCCGCACCCCGGACCGGCTCGCCATGCAGTTCTTCTGGAGCTACTTCCTGATCGGGGTGGACAGCTGCGTGAGCCGGCTGCGGGAGGTCGAGTTCTACACCGGGCTGCTCAAGGAGGTCGGCTTCGATCGGGTGGCGGTGCTGTCCGGCACCTGGGAACTGGTCACCGCGTACAAGCCGGAGGCGTCGCGCTGA
- a CDS encoding DivIVA domain-containing protein, translated as MSVHDQRSTSASGGRTYRSAYTGLLPWQVSERRFKPVGLGRRGLDPGEVYRFLDRVAGDLAAVHAALAASRRETAVIKDALRRWQTDQARARDARGRER; from the coding sequence ATGAGTGTCCACGATCAGCGATCGACCTCAGCGAGCGGTGGCAGGACCTACCGCTCCGCGTACACCGGTCTGCTGCCGTGGCAGGTGAGTGAGCGCCGGTTCAAGCCGGTCGGGCTGGGACGCCGTGGCCTCGACCCCGGCGAGGTCTACCGGTTCCTCGACCGGGTCGCCGGCGACCTGGCCGCCGTCCACGCCGCCCTGGCCGCCAGCCGCCGGGAGACCGCCGTCATCAAGGACGCGCTGCGCCGCTGGCAGACTGACCAGGCCCGCGCCCGCGACGCCCGGGGGCGCGAGCGGTGA
- a CDS encoding helix-turn-helix domain-containing protein: MAEDIGSTVPRRQLGRLLRQYRTEAGVTLDAAAEALEYSRQKIWRIECGLGAVRVLDVKAMCELYGVSAELTEAMKGLAAETKSKGWWHAYGDAVPSWFELYVGLESAAARLRRYDESLIPGLLQTRQYAQAIFRLDRPQASEQDRERAVEVRLQRQSLLMRRLPAAPRVVQVLSEAVIRRVVGGPGAMQIQLDHLIRLSDLPNVSIRVLPMAAGPQPGAVAGSFVILDFPPTKGGRAAPEPSVVYSESLTGALYLDKPDELAAYERVWKGLDALALGEAESKDMIKRIIGEMRHD, translated from the coding sequence ATGGCCGAGGACATCGGATCGACCGTGCCACGCCGGCAGCTCGGCCGGCTGCTGCGGCAATACCGCACCGAAGCCGGCGTGACGCTCGACGCCGCCGCCGAGGCGCTCGAATACAGCCGACAGAAGATCTGGCGGATCGAGTGCGGCCTGGGCGCGGTCCGGGTGCTCGACGTCAAGGCGATGTGCGAGCTGTACGGCGTCTCGGCAGAGCTGACCGAGGCGATGAAGGGGCTCGCCGCCGAGACGAAGTCGAAGGGCTGGTGGCACGCGTACGGCGACGCCGTGCCGAGCTGGTTCGAACTCTACGTCGGCCTCGAATCCGCCGCCGCCCGTCTCCGGCGCTACGACGAGTCCCTGATCCCAGGGCTGCTTCAGACGCGACAGTATGCGCAGGCCATCTTCCGCCTCGACCGCCCACAGGCGAGCGAGCAGGACCGGGAACGGGCTGTCGAGGTCCGGCTACAACGACAATCACTGCTCATGCGGCGACTTCCGGCCGCACCAAGGGTGGTACAGGTGCTGTCCGAGGCGGTCATCCGCCGCGTTGTCGGGGGCCCGGGAGCGATGCAGATCCAGCTCGACCACCTCATCAGACTTTCCGACCTACCGAACGTCTCCATCCGCGTGCTCCCGATGGCAGCCGGCCCGCAGCCCGGCGCTGTCGCCGGATCCTTCGTGATTCTCGACTTTCCGCCGACCAAGGGCGGCCGAGCAGCGCCCGAGCCCTCCGTGGTCTACAGCGAGTCGCTTACCGGCGCGCTCTACCTCGACAAGCCCGATGAACTGGCCGCCTACGAACGCGTGTGGAAGGGACTGGATGCGCTCGCCCTCGGCGAGGCAGAATCGAAGGACATGATCAAGCGGATCATCGGGGAGATGCGGCATGACTGA
- a CDS encoding DUF397 domain-containing protein, translated as MTDLTGAAWRKSTRSGGNGGDCVEVATNLPNLIVVRDSKDPSGPHLRFTRPEWTAFLATISAQSQH; from the coding sequence ATGACTGACCTGACCGGCGCTGCCTGGCGCAAGAGCACCCGCAGCGGCGGGAACGGTGGCGACTGCGTCGAGGTCGCCACCAACCTCCCCAACCTCATCGTCGTACGCGACTCCAAGGACCCATCCGGACCACACCTACGCTTCACCCGGCCCGAATGGACCGCCTTCCTCGCCACTATCAGCGCGCAGTCTCAGCACTGA
- a CDS encoding NUDIX hydrolase produces MTDRPPYLVERNPGYFEYQLPISVKLVVDYHGRVPLLRNERDEWELPGGKLEVGETPEEGVCREVAEELGLSVTGVDIIDSWVYEITPVRHVFIVSYGAVYLGDEELAYSAEHKELGVFAYDEVPGLHMPEPYKRTIARWQARDRASAHATAE; encoded by the coding sequence ATGACCGACCGGCCCCCGTACCTGGTTGAGCGCAATCCAGGGTATTTCGAGTATCAACTGCCGATCTCAGTGAAGCTCGTCGTCGACTATCACGGCCGGGTTCCGCTGCTCAGGAACGAACGCGACGAGTGGGAGCTGCCGGGCGGCAAGCTCGAGGTCGGCGAGACACCCGAGGAGGGCGTGTGCCGGGAAGTCGCGGAGGAACTCGGACTGAGCGTCACCGGGGTCGACATCATCGACAGCTGGGTCTATGAGATCACCCCCGTCCGGCACGTCTTCATCGTCAGCTACGGCGCCGTGTACCTGGGGGACGAGGAGCTTGCGTACTCCGCTGAGCACAAGGAGCTCGGGGTGTTCGCGTACGACGAGGTGCCGGGGCTGCACATGCCGGAGCCGTACAAGAGGACCATCGCCCGCTGGCAGGCGCGCGACCGTGCCTCGGCCCACGCGACAGCGGAGTGA
- a CDS encoding tetratricopeptide repeat protein: MPADDAFPLVIREVLEAHPDPEPALRQIVDDRTERARLRFAALYALLLRLRREERHAEYSAVVRQYEGEFGAEPYFDTFRAIVARSRGDLASLRSAVEHSRQAVASMPDVAAVVHQLAAFWVEFLERLEQPGSARDLDEVERHIERAITLSQGRIAHYFETKGRLLALRGEFEAARSAVAQAIELEPRTSRDYPRRLTQYQTTRIRIDLMQERARWAQAHDRFRTELAEFKAQQLQLLGLLAAVVAFIATAGNIASQSKGIDGVRLMLVASGAVGVVFGTFSLVNNSGIRRVFAAVVIGCALIGAGILVPAGWMS, from the coding sequence GTGCCCGCCGACGACGCCTTCCCGCTGGTGATCCGGGAAGTCCTCGAGGCGCACCCCGACCCGGAGCCGGCGCTGCGTCAAATTGTCGACGACCGGACCGAACGGGCGCGGCTGCGGTTCGCGGCGCTGTACGCGCTTCTGCTCCGCCTGCGGCGGGAGGAACGCCATGCTGAATACAGCGCGGTTGTCCGCCAGTACGAGGGTGAATTTGGAGCGGAGCCGTACTTCGACACGTTTCGCGCGATCGTGGCCCGTAGCCGGGGCGACCTCGCCTCGCTCCGCAGCGCCGTGGAGCACTCCCGGCAGGCAGTTGCCTCGATGCCGGACGTCGCAGCGGTGGTGCACCAACTGGCTGCCTTCTGGGTGGAGTTCCTGGAACGCCTGGAGCAGCCGGGAAGCGCGCGCGACCTCGATGAGGTGGAGCGACACATCGAGCGGGCTATCACCCTGTCGCAGGGCAGGATTGCTCACTATTTCGAGACGAAGGGCCGTCTGCTCGCGCTGCGCGGAGAGTTCGAGGCGGCCAGATCAGCCGTCGCGCAGGCGATCGAGTTGGAGCCGCGCACCTCCCGCGACTACCCGCGCCGACTGACCCAGTACCAGACCACCCGGATCCGGATCGACCTGATGCAGGAGCGGGCCCGGTGGGCCCAAGCCCATGATCGGTTTCGGACGGAGCTGGCTGAGTTCAAGGCACAGCAGCTCCAACTGCTCGGCCTGCTGGCGGCAGTCGTTGCATTTATCGCCACCGCGGGTAACATCGCGAGTCAGAGCAAAGGGATTGACGGTGTCCGGTTGATGCTTGTGGCGTCCGGCGCGGTCGGCGTCGTGTTCGGCACCTTCTCCCTGGTCAACAACAGCGGCATCCGCCGGGTGTTTGCCGCGGTCGTAATCGGCTGCGCGCTGATCGGGGCGGGGATTCTGGTGCCGGCCGGGTGGATGTCCTGA
- a CDS encoding TauD/TfdA family dioxygenase, whose protein sequence is MRLLAAGCVAEIDAGRVPSALARDGLVFIRQGSVDGVRELLDQWTEPVSHPHQSTDGLTVIVPRQRAVDGENEAGFSAAALSAHTDRSLVARPPSVLATVMVVPALTGGESVLVDGARVLALLRNEFDDGVIAGLRLRPRGGGDGQPLIELRGGLARFRYRDDQIGNPSSVSGREDVVAALRRLIAATRRSFRLAAGDGYLVHNHRVLHGRTAFSGSRRLVRLLAEVDGGHPYAWLNRGFRLADS, encoded by the coding sequence ATGCGACTGTTGGCGGCAGGGTGCGTAGCCGAGATCGATGCCGGCCGTGTGCCCTCCGCTCTTGCCCGCGACGGGCTGGTGTTTATCCGGCAGGGCAGTGTCGATGGGGTCAGGGAATTACTCGATCAATGGACCGAGCCGGTCAGCCACCCCCATCAGTCGACCGACGGGTTGACGGTTATCGTGCCGCGACAGCGGGCCGTCGATGGGGAGAACGAGGCCGGGTTTTCCGCTGCTGCCTTGTCTGCGCACACAGACCGGAGCTTGGTCGCACGGCCACCCAGCGTGCTGGCCACGGTGATGGTTGTGCCAGCACTCACCGGCGGAGAGTCCGTACTGGTCGATGGGGCTCGCGTGCTGGCCCTTCTCCGCAATGAGTTCGATGATGGGGTGATCGCCGGGCTGAGACTGAGGCCACGAGGCGGTGGCGACGGACAACCTCTCATCGAACTGCGCGGTGGCCTCGCCCGCTTTCGCTATCGCGACGACCAAATCGGCAACCCATCCAGCGTCAGCGGGCGGGAGGACGTCGTGGCGGCGCTCCGTCGCCTGATCGCCGCGACGAGGCGCAGCTTTCGTCTCGCCGCCGGAGATGGCTATCTCGTCCATAACCACCGGGTCCTGCACGGACGGACAGCGTTCAGTGGTAGCCGTCGCCTGGTACGGCTGCTCGCCGAGGTTGACGGTGGCCACCCGTACGCCTGGCTGAACCGGGGGTTCCGACTTGCGGATTCCTAG